A window of the Ostrea edulis chromosome 1, xbOstEdul1.1, whole genome shotgun sequence genome harbors these coding sequences:
- the LOC125649074 gene encoding serine protease inhibitor dipetalogastin-like, whose amino-acid sequence MRGIAVLLLFTSVAFVFAVRKRLVYCTQLMEQICYTHGYDPQCGTNNFTYYNKCEFSQAHCKNRYIHLAHNGTCHGDSYAHNMTHGQEVVFEIFCKSVTSHTCPDDFAEVCGSDGHTYINHCFFETHRCLHPDLYIVTESPCAMNPVG is encoded by the exons ATGAGAGGGATTGCGGTGTTACTGCTTTTTACATCGG TTGCCTTTGTCTTTGCCGTGAGGAAGAGACTTGTTTACTGCACACAATTAATGGAACAGATATGTTATACTCATGGATACGATCCCCAATGTGGAACCAATAACTTTACTTATTATAACAA atGCGAGTTCTCACAAGCCCATTGTAAAAATCGGTACATCCATCTCGCCCACAACGGCACGTGTCACGGCGATAGCTACGCTCATAACATGACCCATGGACAGGAAGTTGTATTCGAAATCTTCTGCAAGTCCGTGACGTCACATACGTGTCCGGATGATTTTGCTGAGGTGTGTGGCTCTGATGGCCACACTTATATAAATCA TTGTTTCTTTGAAACGCACCGTTGCCTCCATCCTGATCTGTACATTGTGACAGAGTCTCCGTGTGCAATGAATCCAGTGGGATAA
- the LOC125649057 gene encoding 15-hydroxyprostaglandin dehydrogenase [NAD(+)]-like — MDLMGKVALVTGGARGLGRTFTEALLAQRAKVCFCDVNETLGSKTLQELQSKYGDRNVMFQVCDVTKQQQMENLFQSVKEKLGCLDIVCNNAGIGGETHPLWEKAVDVNLKGSTRGTLLALDHMRTDRGGNGGVIVNVSSAAGLNVNPLCPVYSATKAAIIALTRSLAMNTDVKSAGVRLNVLCPAFVDTDLVKEMNDDNCLDVTKAHHFIDVIGVMTKEETAESFMELVCDINQNGAVLKCSKIDGKQYTSIEVKPIT, encoded by the exons ATGGATCTAATGGGAAAGGTGGCCTTAGTGACGGGTGGCGCCCGGGGGTTGGGACGGACATTCACCGAGGCTCTGCTGGCACAGAGAGCAAAG GTGTGTTTTTGTGATGTGAACGAGACTCTGGGATCAAAGACACTTCAAGAACTCCAGTCTAAGTATGGGGATAGAAACGTAATGTTCCAagtatgtgacgtcacaaagcAACAGCAAATGGAAA ATTTATTTCAAAGTGTCAAAGAAAAGTTGGGCTGTCTGGATATCGTCTGCAATAATGCTGGGATCGGAGGAGAGACACATCCTTTATGGGAGAAAGCCGTGGATGTTAACTTG AAAGGGTCAACTCGAGGAACGTTATTAGCTCTCGATCACATGAGGACGGACAGAGGAGGAAATGGCGGTGTCATCGTCAATGTGTCGTCTGCTGCAG GCTTGAACGTGAATCCTCTCTGTCCTGTCTACAGCGCAACAAAGGCAGCCATTATCGCGCTAACACGTAGTTTGGCG ATGAATACCGATGTGAAGTCAGCTGGTGTGAGATTAAATGTACTGTGTCCAGCGTTCGTAGATACCGATCTGGTTAAAGAAATGAATGACGACAACTGCTTAGACGTCACAAAAGCTCATCATTTCATAGACGTTATCGGAGTGATGAC CAAAGAAGAAACTGCAGAAAGTTTCATGGAACTGGTGTGTGACATAAATCAAAATGGAGCAGTACTAAAGTGTTCGAAAATAGATGGTAAACAATACACTTCGATAGAGGTGAAACCTATCACGTGA